In the genome of Meiothermus sp. Pnk-1, the window CCGGCGCCTTGTCGATCTGATCGTACGCCTGCACCTCGATGCTCGGGTTCGCCGCCGCCGCAACAAACGTGATCGCCGCCGTTAACGTCGTCTTCCCGTGGTCTACGTGCCCAATCGTCCCAACGTTCACGTGTGGCTTCGTCCGCTCAAATACACCCTTCGCCATGGTTTCCTCCTGTTTGGCTACCGCTCGCTCCAGCTACACGCCGCCCGCAGCGGTGAGCGGGCGGCGCTTAGACAATCCCCATGTTGAGACTCTACCGGTTTGTCGTTCCCTCCCAGGGGCTTACGGCTGCCCTCCACGCCGCTCAACATGGGGCCCCTGATGACTGCAGCTTGGGAGAGAACTTTTCTGGAGCTCGAGGCCGGGATTGAACCGGCGACCTCACCCTTACCAAGGGTGTGCTCTACCAGCTGAGCTACTCGAGCAGGAGCGCCATAAGCGCTCTGGAGCGGGAAATGGGACTCGAACCCACGACCCTCTGCTTGGGAAGCAGATGCTCTACCAACTGAGCTATTCCCGCACATGGCGCTTTGTGCCGTCTGTAGCTGATAGCCCGGCCCAAGTTGCCTCCGGCCCTATCAGCGCGCCTGAGGGCGCTTGGTGGGCAGGGATGGATTCGAACCATCGAAGGCTTGCGCCAACGGTTTTACAGACCGTCCCCTTTGGCCGCTCGGGCACCTGCCCAGACATCATCGAGCACCCATCGTGCAATCCCAGTATAGGAGCCTTTGAAGCTTTGTGGAGCCACCCATCGGAATCGAACCGACAACCTTCCGATTACAAGTCGGGTGCTCTACCAATTGAGCTAGGGTGGCCCGCCTTGCCGAAGCTTGTTCCGATGGCCTGCTCTTGGAGGAGGGGTAGAACCTCGTCCGAGCAATTAGGCTACACCAGAGAATAAGGCCTGTCAAGCAGATTTGGGCGCCGAAAACCCCGCTTTAAACCCGAGCGCCATCCTTTGGTCGCAGTGTAGATTACACCCATGCGTATCACTTCTTACGGCGCGGCCCAAACCGTCACCGGAAGCTGTCACCTGGTCGAGGCCTCGTCTTTAGCCGGTGAATACAAGCTGCTATTGGACTGCGGCGCCTATCAGGGCGCCGAAGATGATCGCAACGCCGAGCCTTTTGGCTTCGAGGCCAGCCGGGTGGACGCGGTGGTGATCTCCCATGCCCACCACGACCACATCGGACGGCTTCCCGTCCTTGTCCGGCAGGGGTATCGCGGCCAAATTTACCTCAGCGAGCCCACCATGCGCTTCCTGCCCGTGATCCTGGAAGACTCCTTGCGTCTGATGACCGAGGAGCACCAAAGGTGGGAGCGCACGGGAAGAAAAGCTCCCGAGCCGCTGTGGGATCAGGACGATCTGAACGAGCTTTACCGGCGGCTCGAGCCCGTCCCACTCCACCAGGAGCTGGCCTTTGGCCCCTTCACGGTTCGGCTGCGAGGCGCCGGGCACCTTCCCGGAAGCGCGTTTATCGAAGTGCAGGAGGGCAGGCAGCGCCTGGTCTTCTCGGGAGACTTAGGCAACCGCAACAAGGAAGTCCTCCCAGATCCCGAGGATCCCCCACCCGCCGAGTTGGTGCTGTGCGAGGGGACTTACGGCGACCGTCCCCACCGGCCTTTCGACGAGACCATCGCCGAGTTCGCCCGGATTCTGAGCGAACACTTGAGCCAAGGGGGCAAGGTATTCATCCCCAGCTTCGCCCTCGAGCGTACCCAGGAAGTGCTATACCACCTGCGAAAGCTCGAACAGCAAAACAAAATCCCCAGCGTGCCCATCTACGTGGACTCCCCCATGGCCGAGCGGATCAGCCAGATTTACCCACAGGTCAAACGCTACTTCAGCCCGGAAGTGCAGGCCCTCTATGAACAGGGCACCGACCCCTTCAGCCCCCGGCAGTTGCGCTACGCGCACACCGTAGACGACTCCAAAGCCCTGAACGAACTATCCGGCCCCTTGGTGATCGTAGCCGGGAATGGGATGCTTTCCGGAGGACGCATCCTCCATCACCTGCGCCACGGGCTTTCTGACCCTAAAAACGCTTTGGTGATCACCAGCTATCAACCCCGGGGCGGCCTGGGGCGGATCCTGCTCGAGGGAGCCGAGCAGGTGCGGATGTTCGGCGAAGAGGTGCGGGTGAAAGCCCAGAGCTACACCCTGGGCGGTTTCTCGGGACACGCCGGACAAGACGAGCTGCTCGATTGGCTCCGGGGGGAACACCGCGTGGCCTTGGTCCACGGCGAACCCGAAAAGCTGCAAATCCTGGCCCGAGCCTTGGGTTCCCGCGGCCAAAAAGCGATGATGGCAGAGTGGGGAAAGCCCATCGAGGTCTGACGCTTCGCCCGGCATGGAGAAGCCCACGGTGGGCTCGGACGTAGCTCCACCCCTGCCATTTTGAGAATCTTTCCCGGTTAGGGAAACACCTCGAGGACGATGAGGTTCAGCCCAGTTCTATCCGGTGGAGCCCCAAAGAGCGTACCATCCCGCTGCACCGGGTCTCGATCCAGTTGCCTACCCTCCCCATCCACCCTTTCCCCCCCGCTCTACCACCCTCCCCTAAGGCGGTAGGGCGGTGTCACCCTGAACCCACCGAAAGCCTCGGGCTTGCGTCACGTGAAGCGTACCTTGTGGGCCTTGAGCGCATCGTCAACCCAAGTGCTCCTGGAGCTTGGCGAGGAGATCGGCAGGCATGCGCACCGCTTTGCCGCTCGAGTCCGAGACCAGGTGCCTGGTAAACCCTTCAGCCAGCAGCTGTTGGCCCCGCCACACCCGGTACTGGTAACGCACCGTACGGGCCGTGACCTCGGTAAGCCAGGTCTCGACCTCCACTTTGTCGCCAAAGCGGGCTGGGCTGCGGTAGGTAAGCCCTAGCTCGACCACCGGGTAAGCAATGCCCCGCCGCTCGACCTCAGGGTAGGGTTGGCCGATGCGCTCGAGCCACTCCACCCGGGCCGCCTCCAACCACGGCACATAGCTCGAGTGGTGAACGACGCCCATAGCGTCGGTCTCGGCGTAGCGGACGGTGATTGGGTGACGAATCCTCATGGTTTCTCTCCAAAGATAAAGGAGTTCGCTGGCCGGGCCGCTGCTGCGGCTTCACTGGCGGCGCCGCATCCGCTGGGCGAGCACTGCGTTTGCCGGGTCTGGAGCCCGCTCCACCCCCACCAAAGACGGCAGGCAGGGGTCTCCGGAACTTCCGCCAAGGTGATGAAGTTTGCTCCTCCCCATCAAGTGCTATCCCGGACCCTAGCCCTCCGTAGCATCCAACTGCTCGACTATCCCGACAAGTTCATCGCACACCGGCTCCACCATCTCCTTGGGACCTTCTACCATCACCCGCACCAAGGGCTCAGTGCCCGAGGGCCGGACGTTGACCCGGCCCCGTCCCTCCAGGCGGGCTTCGGCCCGAGCGATGGCCTCGCGCAGGCGAGGGTGCTGAATGAGGGCCTGTTTGTCGCGCACCCGCACGTTTTTCAGGAGTTGAGGGAACATGGGCAACGCGTCGTGCCACTCGACAAGGTCGCGACCCGACTCGAGCATGGCCGAGAGGGTGAGCACGGCGGTGAGCATGCCGTCGCCGGTGGGGGCGTGGTCGAGGAAGAGGATATGCCCGCTCTGCTCGCCTCCTAGGGTGAGGCCGCTGGCCCTGAGCTTCTCGTAGACGTAGCGGTCGCCTACCGCGGTGCGGTAGAAGGTGATGCCCGCCTCGCGCAGCTTGACCTCCAGGCCCATGTTGCTCATCAGCGTGCCCACCACACCGGGCTCGCGCCGCACCAGGGCGTTGAGGTAGAGGATGTGGTCGCCGTGGAACTCCCGCCCCTGGCGGTCGATGAGGATGGCCCGGTCGCCGTCGCCGTCGAAGGCAATGCCCAGATCGTAGCCCATCTCGACCACCTGGGCCTTGAGAAACTCGGGGTGGGTCGAACCGCAGCCCTTGTTGATGTTGCGCCCGTCGGGGGTGTTGAACATCACGAAGACTTCGGCCCCCAGACGCTGGAAAAGGCGGTGCGCCAGGCGGTAGGTGGCCCCGTTGGCGGTGTCGAGCACGATCTTGAGGCCCTCGAGGCTGCGCCCCTTGGAGGTGAGGAAGTCGAGGTACATGCGCTCGGCCTCGCTGAAGTCGGCTACGGTGCCGATGCCCTCGGTCTTGAGGTCCTGCTCCAGCAGGTGCTCGATCTCGAGCTCCACCTCGTCGGGCAGTTTGTCGCCCTGGGCGCTGAAGAACTTGATCCCGTTGTCCTGGTAGGGGTTGTGGCTGGCCGAGATCATCACCCCGGCCGTGGCCCCGAGCTGCCGGGTCAGGTAGGCCACGCCCGGCGTAGGCAGCACCCCCAGGTGCTCGACCCGCACCCCCTGCGACATCAGCCCGGCGGCCAAAGCAGCCTCGAGCAGGTCGCACGACTGCCGGGTGTCCTTGCCCAAGAGCACCACCGGGCGGGGGGTGTGAGCCTTGAAGTAAGCCCCCGCCGCCTGACCGAGCTTGAGGACGAATTCGGGCGTTAGGGGCGGCTCGCCGGCCACCCCGCGCACGCCATCGGTACCGAAGTATTTGCGACTCACAGCAGATAGTCTAACTGGGGAATGTCGATGGTCGATAGCGCGAGACGCAAGGCGTCATCCTCTACAAGCCCATCAGTGCACCGGGGCGAGAAGCACGGCGAGCTTGTAGCGTCGCCCGGCAACCCCACGCTTGCCGTTATAGCTCAGGTTGCGAAGCATCTCCTCGAGCATAGCGACTTGCTCACCGGTGAGCACCAAATCCAGTATCTTGACAGGGGATCGGGGTAGTCTCGGGAAGTCTTCACCGACGAGGATGAATTCCTCATCTAATTCTTGCTGCCAGTGAGCCACGGCTTGGCGAAGCAATTGCAGTATTTCGGCAGATGCCAATCCCAGAGCCTCTTCCAAGCTCGAGTAAGGTGTTAGGGAAAAGGGTATTCTGAAGTTACGAGCCTTCCGCTCGAGAAAAACCCTACGACCTTGCCGATAACACACCACCAGCAACCCCAACTGTCGCAGCAGCCTGATGTGGTGCCCAACTCGGTTAGGCACCTCCCCGACCTCCCGGGCAACCTGTGCGGAGGTTTTCGGCACGTCAAACGCCAACAGCACCCGCAAACGTGCTGGGTTGAGGATTGCTCGAGCCTGCATGGGCTCTTGGATTACATACTCATCGAGCATAGCTACTTGATGGCGGAGAACCCCATACGGATCACCAGGCGCTCGAGAAAAGCATATCCTAGCGTTCCTAGCGACAAGGAAACTCCGCACACAACAGCAACAGTATCTACATCTGTCGTGCCGCGCACCAAGCCTTGTACTACCGAAAACGGTAGGTAAGAACCTAGAGAACTCATTAGCCAACTGGGCAAAAACGCCCCGGCCAGCACGATGATCGCCATCAAGTTGACCAATGCCCCGGTTTTCTTGAATAAAAGCGAAAATCCGCCCAAGAGCAATCCCGGTCCCAGGCCGGCGAGAAAGGCTACAGGGGTATAAATCCACAAATCAATAAGGGCACTCGGGGGCAGGTGCAGGGGAAAAAGCATCACGAGGTAAACGATGGTGAAGCTGAACAAGGTCCTCACAGCCAAGCCGATTGCTTGAAAAATCAGCGTGGCGATGGGGGGGATGGAGTACAAGTACACCTCCTCCGGCTCCGCCGAGCTGTCTTCTAATGCGCGCTGAGGGGCTTGCAGCGCCGCAAGGATTATGAACGTGATGAATAGGGCGCCTTCGATTCCCCCAACGCCAATCGCGCGCCCCCCTAGCAATAGCAAAGTTAGGAATAATGCCGTAGATACCACGTTGCTTAGGAACACGACCGGATAGCGAATCTCCACCAAAACGCCAAACCGGACGATGCTCCACAAGGCCAGCATCATGTCGCCTCTCCCCTCACCAGCCTCTCTATACCCGAGACTTGCTCAAGGCTCACTAAGCCTGCACCCGTAGAGCGCAGGTAGGATATCGCCTCCTCCAATCCTTCCAAACTGAGCGGTCCTTCAAGGAACTCCCCATCCCACGAGAAGCCTGGAGGTATCGGGATTATCATCTTGGCTGGATTGAGAACCCTTAGACGCACTCGAGCGCTGTAGCCTAGGATGCCCAGCACGTCCGATGGCGCTCCAGAAGCCACCACTCTTCCCCGCTCCAGAACGCTTACCCAACTTGAGATCTTTTCCATGAGTGAAATTTCCTGTGAGGTTATCAGCACTGCCCCCCCGAGCTTGTTCGTTTGCTCGATGAGCTCCAGTAGCAGATCCCACCCCCGAATATCCAGACCCAGGGTAGGCTCATCGAGAAGAAGAACTCGAGGTTTATGCAGAACAGCTCCCGCTAGGATAAGCCGCTGTCGCATTCCCCTCGAGTACCGGTTTACCGGTTCGTTAGCAGGAAGATCGAAGTGGTCTAGCAGGGCCTTAGCACGGTCATGGAGTTCGGCTTTGGGCAGCCCGTACATCGAGCCTTTGAGCGTCAGGTTCTCTAATCCGCTCAGGCGGGGTTCTAGCGCGCGCCTACCATCCAGCAAGACCCCGACCTCCCGCATGATCTGGGTACGCCGCGTGACGGGATCTTTGCCCAGTACACTGACTTTCCCAGTCAGAGTAGGCAACAAGCCTAGGATTAGCCTGAGCAGAGTGGTCTTCCCGGCACCGTTGCGACCTATCAGCGCATGGGTTTCGCCCGGCATCAAGCGAAGACTTACGCCCTCCAGGGCCAGCCTGGACTGACCCTGGAAAGAACGGTAGATGGCACTGGCTTGGTCAATTAGTACTAGAGGAGCGGTCATGAGGCCCAAAGATCAGCCGGTTCAGGGGCAAACCAACACAAAGCTCCAGCCTGCCCACCAGCATCCGAACGGCTTCGGTTCGATGAGCGATGGCACATAACCGTCCACGGTATTCGGTGAGTTGGGCAAAAGCGACTCGGGCCTTTGAAGTTTCATCTTTACCCCCTCATCTGCGACACCTTTTGGGCGTCTTTCAGATTAATTCGGCTACCGGATGGCAGAATCAATGCCCTTTCCTGTCATATCCAAAACTATGCTCCGGACGGTCCACGACCGCCCGGATTCGTGGTTGCCGGCAGGTTTGGCGGTCCTAGCCACCAAGGCGTGGCCTACACCCGCCAGGGTTCTCCAGCCGGGATGGAGGGTGCTCTACGAGCGCCTGGTGGAGCTTGGGTTACCCTTTTTCCCCAAACCCTAGCCCTGACGCACCAGGTGCTCAGCGCCCCAACGCCGTTCCTGGGCCTCGAGCCAGGCCCATATTTCCTCGGCTTTAGCCGATTCGGGGGGAAGCTTCAGGCGCCTGAGCCGGGGGAACTGGCGCAGAAGCTGCTTTCTGGCAAGCTCGAGCGGTAGGGCCTCGGGGTTTGCGGGCTGCCCGGTGAGGTACTCCAGCAAGTCGTAGACCTCCTCCGGCTCCTGGCAGAGCATCCACCCGCTGAGCACGCTGAGGATGGCCCGCAGGCTGAAGCGCCGGGCGGGGGCCTGCCGACCGGATTTGCGACCGTGGCCCAGCGAGTAGGGCATCACACAGGCCACCCACCAGCCCACGAAGACCACCCCGTAAGTGCCCGTGAATATGGTCGCAACCCCGCTCAGGCTCATCAGCATCAGGCCGCCGCACACCACGCCCAGGCTCAGCCCGGCAAACATCACCCGAGCGGGGCTCAGTCCTCCCGCCCTCACGCCAACCTCCTCCACATCCCAACGCTGAACTCTCGCATCCCTAGGCACTCCAAAAAACTCCGGCTCGAGGCCGGGGTTCCAAGCAATATAGCACCGGCGGGGGCCAATGAAAAAGGCAGATGACCTCGAGGCCTATACTGAAAGCCATGCGGCGAATGTCCTTGGAGGAGTACTTCGCCTTCGAAGAAAAGAGTCGCCGTAAGCATGAATTCGTCAATGGCGCCCTCTACGCGATGGCCGGGGGGAGCCTAACCCACAACCGCCTCGCCCTGAACATCGCCACGGCGGCTGCCAGGTTTTCATCACCGACGTAAAGCTCAAGATAGGCGATGAGCGGGTCTACTATCCCGATGTGATGGTCACCTGCGATCCCACCGACAACAACGAGCTCTACGTGCTGCGTCCGTGCGTGCCGATCGAGGTCCTCTCCCCTGCTACACAGCGCACTGACCGCACCGAGAAGCTCGAGAAGTATCTCGAAATCCCCAGCCTCAGGTTGTACCGTACCGGCGTCAGGTCGAGGCCTACGAGCGCGTAAATGACCGGTGGGAGTGCAAAACGCTAAACGAGGGCGGCAGCCTCGAGATCCCCTGCTTGGCCACCCTTTCGCTGGACGAAATTTACCGGGGCATCGCTATTTAGCCTCGAGCCAGTTGTGGCCGATTCCCACTCCTACCTCGAGCGGCACGTCCAGTTCCCATACGTTTTGCATCACTTCACGCATCACCTCGGCCACCTCCTTGGTTAACGGCTCCGGAGCTTCGACGACCAACTCGTCATGGACTTGCAGCACCAGGTGAGCGCCCCTCTCTTTGAGCTTGGGGTAAAGCTTGACCATGGCCAGCTTCATCAGGTCGGCGGCGGTGCCCTGCACCGGCATGTTGAAGGCCATGCGCTCGGCGGCTTCCTTGACGACGCGATTTTTGGACTCGAGGTCCGCCACGAAACGCCTGCGGCCGAACATGGTCTCGACATAGCCGCGTTCCCGCCCTTCGGCCAGGGTTCTCTCGATCCACAGGCGCACCTTGGGGTAGCTGGCGAAGTAGCGCTCGATAAAGCCGCTGGCCTCAGCGTAGGAAATCCCTAGCTCGCCCGAGAGGCGATGGGCACTCATTCCGTAGAGCACGCCAAAATTGATCGTTTTCGCGGCTCGGCGGTGCTGCGGGTCCACTTTCTCCGGCTCGAGGCCGAACATCCAAGCCGCGGTCTGGGTGTGAATATCGCGGCGCTCGGTGAAAACCTTCTTGAGGTTCTCATCCCCGGACAAGTGAGCCAGAATGCGCAACTCGATCTGGGAGTAGTCGGCCACCACCAGCTGATAGCCGGGCTGCGCGACGAAGCCCCGGCGGATTTTTCGGCCCACCTCGGTGCGCACAGGGATGTTTTGCAGGTTGGGGTCGGAGCTCGACAGCCGCCCGGTGGCGGTGGCGGTCTGGTTGAAGCGGGTGTGGAGCCTGCCGGTTTTTGGGTGGATCAGCCGGGGCAGGGGGTCGAGGTAGGTGCTCTTGAGCTTGGACAGCTCACGGTAGTCCAGGATTTTCCCGACGATGGGGTGGAGCGCGCGCATCTCCTCGAGCACGCTCGCCGCCGTCGAGCGCTTGCCGGTGCTGGTCTTCCTGCCCGCGCCCCCAGCCTGTAGCTTGAGCTCGTCGTAGAGGATGGCCTCGAGCTGGTCGCGCGAGTTGACGTTGAAGGGGCGCCCGGCCAGGCGGTGGATCTCGGCCTCGAGGTAGCTCAGTTCCTTGCCTAGCTCCTCGGAGAGTTCTTGCAAGTAGGGCGCGTCTAAGGCTACCCCCCAGCATTCCATCTGGGCCAGCACCGCTGCGAGGGGCTGCTCCACCTCGCGGTACAGCCACCACAGCCGCTCATCGCCCGCAGTACGGGCCCTCAGGGTCTCCCACAGAAGCCAGGCGGCCTGGGCGTGGCTCCCCGGGTCAGCCACCAAATCGCCTGCCCCATAGCGCCGCACCGTGCTGGCCGGTTCCGAGTTGGCCGGATCGTAGAGGTACGCCAACAGCATAGGGTCGTCGCCGGGGGGCACATCTATTCCTTCCCTACCCGCCAGCACCGCCAAATCCTTGGCCGCCAACGCTGAGAGCTGGTCAAATCTCCTGAGCTCCTCGAGGTCGGCAGGGCCGCGGTACACCTTGCCGTCCCAGGCCGCGGCCAGCCCGGTCAGCGTAGCCCACATCGGTTGGGCGCGGTCCATGGTGAAGCCCAAAAAAGCCCCTGCAGGAGGGGGCCAGGGGGCTTCCTCGGCGGGTTTGGGGGCTTCGAGCAAGTGCAGGTCGCGCAAAATCGAGCCAAACTCGAGGGCCTCTAACTCCCGGCGCAGGCGCTCGCGGTTCATCTCCCGAACGTGGCAGGCCGGGAAGTCAAGGTCGATGGGCAAGTCGGTGCGCACCTTGGAGAGCCCGTAAGAAAGCCGGATGTCCTCGAGGCTGGCGCGGAGCAGCTCGCGAAGGCGCTCGGGTTTCACCTCCTCGAGGTGAGCGAGCAGGTTCTCCAAACTCCCCCACTCCGCCAGCAGCCGGGCCGCACCCTTAGGCCCAATGCCTTTAGCCCCCGGGATATTGTCGGAAGGGTCCCCGGTGAGCGCCCGGTAGTCAACCCACTGCTCTACCCTTACCCCGTACTTCTCCTCGACCTGGTGTGGCCCTATCACCCCGCCATCGGGCAGCCAGACCCAAACGCGGTCCGAGAGGAGCTGGAAAGCATCGCGGTCGCCGGTTAC includes:
- a CDS encoding GTP-binding protein; its protein translation is MAKGVFERTKPHVNVGTIGHVDHGKTTLTAAITFVAAAANPSIEVQAYDQIDKAP
- a CDS encoding MBL fold metallo-hydrolase; translation: MRITSYGAAQTVTGSCHLVEASSLAGEYKLLLDCGAYQGAEDDRNAEPFGFEASRVDAVVISHAHHDHIGRLPVLVRQGYRGQIYLSEPTMRFLPVILEDSLRLMTEEHQRWERTGRKAPEPLWDQDDLNELYRRLEPVPLHQELAFGPFTVRLRGAGHLPGSAFIEVQEGRQRLVFSGDLGNRNKEVLPDPEDPPPAELVLCEGTYGDRPHRPFDETIAEFARILSEHLSQGGKVFIPSFALERTQEVLYHLRKLEQQNKIPSVPIYVDSPMAERISQIYPQVKRYFSPEVQALYEQGTDPFSPRQLRYAHTVDDSKALNELSGPLVIVAGNGMLSGGRILHHLRHGLSDPKNALVITSYQPRGGLGRILLEGAEQVRMFGEEVRVKAQSYTLGGFSGHAGQDELLDWLRGEHRVALVHGEPEKLQILARALGSRGQKAMMAEWGKPIEV
- a CDS encoding thioesterase family protein, which gives rise to MRIRHPITVRYAETDAMGVVHHSSYVPWLEAARVEWLERIGQPYPEVERRGIAYPVVELGLTYRSPARFGDKVEVETWLTEVTARTVRYQYRVWRGQQLLAEGFTRHLVSDSSGKAVRMPADLLAKLQEHLG
- the glmM gene encoding phosphoglucosamine mutase, giving the protein MSRKYFGTDGVRGVAGEPPLTPEFVLKLGQAAGAYFKAHTPRPVVLLGKDTRQSCDLLEAALAAGLMSQGVRVEHLGVLPTPGVAYLTRQLGATAGVMISASHNPYQDNGIKFFSAQGDKLPDEVELEIEHLLEQDLKTEGIGTVADFSEAERMYLDFLTSKGRSLEGLKIVLDTANGATYRLAHRLFQRLGAEVFVMFNTPDGRNINKGCGSTHPEFLKAQVVEMGYDLGIAFDGDGDRAILIDRQGREFHGDHILYLNALVRREPGVVGTLMSNMGLEVKLREAGITFYRTAVGDRYVYEKLRASGLTLGGEQSGHILFLDHAPTGDGMLTAVLTLSAMLESGRDLVEWHDALPMFPQLLKNVRVRDKQALIQHPRLREAIARAEARLEGRGRVNVRPSGTEPLVRVMVEGPKEMVEPVCDELVGIVEQLDATEG
- a CDS encoding helix-turn-helix domain-containing protein — its product is MLDEYVIQEPMQARAILNPARLRVLLAFDVPKTSAQVAREVGEVPNRVGHHIRLLRQLGLLVVCYRQGRRVFLERKARNFRIPFSLTPYSSLEEALGLASAEILQLLRQAVAHWQQELDEEFILVGEDFPRLPRSPVKILDLVLTGEQVAMLEEMLRNLSYNGKRGVAGRRYKLAVLLAPVH
- a CDS encoding ABC transporter ATP-binding protein, encoding MTAPLVLIDQASAIYRSFQGQSRLALEGVSLRLMPGETHALIGRNGAGKTTLLRLILGLLPTLTGKVSVLGKDPVTRRTQIMREVGVLLDGRRALEPRLSGLENLTLKGSMYGLPKAELHDRAKALLDHFDLPANEPVNRYSRGMRQRLILAGAVLHKPRVLLLDEPTLGLDIRGWDLLLELIEQTNKLGGAVLITSQEISLMEKISSWVSVLERGRVVASGAPSDVLGILGYSARVRLRVLNPAKMIIPIPPGFSWDGEFLEGPLSLEGLEEAISYLRSTGAGLVSLEQVSGIERLVRGEAT
- a CDS encoding Uma2 family endonuclease, which codes for MRRMSLEEYFAFEEKSRRKHEFVNGALYAMAGGSLTHNRLALNIATAAARFSSPT
- a CDS encoding Uma2 family endonuclease: MGDERVYYPDVMVTCDPTDNNELYVLRPCVPIEVLSPATQRTDRTEKLEKYLEIPSLRLYRTGVRSRPTSA
- the polA gene encoding DNA polymerase I; translated protein: MQQQSLFEPDTQPEKKKDLPRPERVVLIDGHHLAYRNYFALERLTTSRGEGVQAIFGFIRTLLKLLREDGHCVIVVFDPPTRTFRHDNFEAYKAGRAPTPDDLPGQIQKIKEIVELMGLRRLEVPGYEADDVIGTLAKKAEREGYEVRIVTGDRDAFQLLSDRVWVWLPDGGVIGPHQVEEKYGVRVEQWVDYRALTGDPSDNIPGAKGIGPKGAARLLAEWGSLENLLAHLEEVKPERLRELLRASLEDIRLSYGLSKVRTDLPIDLDFPACHVREMNRERLRRELEALEFGSILRDLHLLEAPKPAEEAPWPPPAGAFLGFTMDRAQPMWATLTGLAAAWDGKVYRGPADLEELRRFDQLSALAAKDLAVLAGREGIDVPPGDDPMLLAYLYDPANSEPASTVRRYGAGDLVADPGSHAQAAWLLWETLRARTAGDERLWWLYREVEQPLAAVLAQMECWGVALDAPYLQELSEELGKELSYLEAEIHRLAGRPFNVNSRDQLEAILYDELKLQAGGAGRKTSTGKRSTAASVLEEMRALHPIVGKILDYRELSKLKSTYLDPLPRLIHPKTGRLHTRFNQTATATGRLSSSDPNLQNIPVRTEVGRKIRRGFVAQPGYQLVVADYSQIELRILAHLSGDENLKKVFTERRDIHTQTAAWMFGLEPEKVDPQHRRAAKTINFGVLYGMSAHRLSGELGISYAEASGFIERYFASYPKVRLWIERTLAEGRERGYVETMFGRRRFVADLESKNRVVKEAAERMAFNMPVQGTAADLMKLAMVKLYPKLKERGAHLVLQVHDELVVEAPEPLTKEVAEVMREVMQNVWELDVPLEVGVGIGHNWLEAK